The Triticum aestivum cultivar Chinese Spring chromosome 5A, IWGSC CS RefSeq v2.1, whole genome shotgun sequence genomic sequence AAGAGGCATACGAATGAGCTGCTTAAATGTGTTTCCTGTAAAGAActaactagctagaatcaatgcgCCACCTGTTCTCGAGTAATTTTGGAACGGTTTAACCGCTTTCTTTCTACGTATAACCGCGGCGTAGCTCATTTGTGGCTCAACCATGCTAGAGCTTTCGGTGAATTCCGAGCATCTTATCTCAGCCCGAACCAAATCTACTGAATGGCACAACCAAACTTTCGATCACACCATTCATGTTTGTGATCAGATACTCGAATCAGCTGAACACCCAATCTTGAGATGCCCCGTTGCAAAGGAGGTCTGGTGCCGCATGGCTACAAAATCAGAGCATGAATGAAGGGGAATCCTATTTTAATTAACACCGCATCCACTGCTAGGCAAAGAACTTCAAGCACATTCACTCTTGTGGAAGGAAATATCGTTGGATCTGCTCCAGCTGCTGGCTATTTTTCAGCCATGGCGCGGAGCAGAAGAAAGAAGTGAGGGAGAGTCTAAACCTGACCTTTGGCCTTATTCCAAAGCTGTAGGAGCAAAGCGATACAGAGTCCACTCATTTCAAACAAACTTTTGGATTCGATTTGGTTGGGGTGGGCCGGGCCCAGGCAGCAGTGCAACGCCTGGGCGACACGCAAGGGACCCAGTGACAAGCCACTGTGGTGGGCCCTTCCCCACAAAAAATAAATTTAATATCATTATAAGCACATGACCCACGTATCAGATATTAAACTGATAAGAACAGATACTACACTTGATCTTAGCCAAAAGGCCGAGAAAGGTATGAGTTACCAGCCGCGCCAGCCCCTCCTTGTTATAGCCTCGCCGAGCCCCTCGCCCTACCTCGCCGCGCGATGTGGGACTAAACGAAACCACCAGCCTCCGCTCCCCTCACGCACCAGCAGTTGTGCTAGCCGCGTGGGCTCTGATTTCCGCCGGCCCGATGGGCTTCAGCTCGAACGGGCCCGACTGCGCGACCGAGAGGAAAAGAAAAGGCATCGGGTGCTACCCCGGCCGCAGCTCGCTCGCACGCAACGCAAGTCGTCATCGCACGAGACGAGACGAGTCGAGGTCCAAGTCGCTCGAGCGCGAGCCCGCCGTCTCTCTCGCGTCCGCCCCTGCTCCGACCTTCCAGAAGCTTCCGGGAGCCATCCATGGCCACCGCGCCCGCGCCGACCGCAGCcgcccccgcgcccgccgccgccgccgcggccgccccgTCCGCGTCGGTGCCGCGCGGGCAGGTGGATCTGGTCGACTTCATCGACTGGACCGGCGTCGATTGCCTCAACCAGGACCCCGCCCATGCCATCGCCAACGCCCTCAAGCAGGTACCGCGTCTACTCCCGCGGCCAGACGCGATCCCCGGCGCCGATCTGGCGGCGGCCCGTTCGATTTTCGCCGGGGGCACTCCCCCCTAGGGTTTCGTAGATTAGCGTCGTGTCACGGGCGTGTGTGTGCTGTGTTAACCCTTCTTCGGATTTTAGTTTAGATGGGATTATGTTTCTGACGATTGTTGGTTTTTATCAGGGTTACAGGGAGGATGAGGGGCTGCACCTCGCCAGCGACTCCGACGAGCAGCTGCTGATCTACATCCCCTTCATGCAGGTCATCAAGCTGCATTCCGCGCTCTTCAAAGGCCCTGAGGAAGAAGGTGAGATTTGTCACTCAAAATGCTAGGTTGCTGCATACATTGACTACTTAAGAGTTAAGCCTCTTTTCTGAGCTCAGGGAGGAACTTGTCTATGTTCGAACTAGGGGGCTCGATTTAGTCTGTTGTGAATGCTAATAGACGGTTGAACACAAGTTTTTGTAAATGCATGATAAGCAAGTTGTTTGGACCTTATGTGTGTCTGGCCCAAAGTTCAAAAAGGCGCTGGGCGTTAATTATGCATTTAGGGACCTATTTGCGCCTAGTTTGCCACTCCGTATGCGCGCCCAAATGGAAAAGGCGCTACGCGTATGCACACCTTGCTCTTTTCCGAGCGCGCAGGGCCAAAGCGCTATGTTTGGCCGACGCTTGCGCGCTTTTTTGAACTTTGCTATGACCTGTCGTCTAGTGTTTAATGCTTAATAGAAGAGATTATTATTTATGGTGCTACGGACAATATAGAAAATTCTAGAGGTATAACAAGTATAGAAAATTCTAGAGGTACAACAAGTATAGAAAATTCTAGAGGTACAACAAGTATAGAAAATTCTAGAGGTACAACAAGTATAGAAAATTCTAGAGGTACAACATGGGTGTGTGCATTAATCAATGCAGAGCCTGGGGCTCCTTCCTTTTTGGAAAAATAACATGGCATGATCTAGTGGCCTAGTACGCTTGGATTTGCCACTTCTTGGGTGTTGTATATAAATAAAATTGATAATTTACAGCTAATATCTGGAGTTATTGATACACTAGTGGGCTAGAACACTCTTTTCTGATGTCAAGGAGCACTTGTCGCCTTTGGAACTAGTGGACTATTTAGTCTGTTATAGGTCTGCAAATGCTAGTAGAGGGTGCAAGCTCTGTTATTTCTGTTAATTTATGATCAAATGTTATTTGGTGGGACCTATGTGGTGACCATCTGACCTATCGTCTAGTTTTTCATGCTACATAAAATGGATGGGGTTACTTATGGTGCTGTTGACAGTATAGGCTGTGTGTCAATGCAGAGGATAGGGCTCCCTCCTTTTCGGGAAAAACACGGCATAATCCAATGCAACCTAGGATTTGATCCAATGGCCTATGACGCTCAGATTTGCCACTTCTCCATCATTGGACATAAGTAAATTGATGGCTGGTATTTGAAATTATTGTTACACTAGTGGTAAATAACATAGAAAACATTACTCATGTATCATTTACATATTTTAGTTTTGTTTAATGCTGGAAAGCTCAAGAGTTTTTTCTCTTTCAACGGTTTACATCAATATATTGCTTGATATTGGCAAGAATGACTTCGCATGCT encodes the following:
- the LOC123105392 gene encoding PITH domain-containing protein At3g04780, coding for MATAPAPTAAAPAPAAAAAAAPSASVPRGQVDLVDFIDWTGVDCLNQDPAHAIANALKQGYREDEGLHLASDSDEQLLIYIPFMQVIKLHSALFKGPEEEGPKTVKLFSNREHMGFSNVNDFPPSDSVDLSSSHLLEGKPVTLKYVKFQNVRSLTMFIEDNQSGADITKIQKIALYGTTVDTTNMKDLKKIEEH